The DNA sequence CGGTGAAGATAACGCTGGCATTACAACAATCAATGACCTACCCGTGGTATCTATATCCGCACAAAACCAATTGGGCATTGCAGAGTTAAAACAGCACTTAAAAGCAGCTGTGGGCTTTGAAGGGAGTACAGAAGGTACGTTCATGGCAAGACGCAGGCATTTAGACGCTATAGACCGTGCCTATTCACACTTATTACAAGGCAAAGACCAGTTACATTCATTTATAGCTGGTGAGATATTGGCAGAGGAATTGCGCATTGCTCAACAACATCTAAATGAGATCACAGGGGAGTTTAGCTCTGATGATCTACTTGGGCGGATCTTTAGTTCATTTTGTATTGGAAAATAGCCAAAGAAATTTAAATAGGACACATAATTACAATGATATACATATATGTAGGGACCGAAACTGGTACTGCAGAATACGTAGCAGATGAACTAATTGATGTTTTAAATGAGCATGATTTAGCTCATCAATTAGTAGAAAATGACGAACTGCCGGATGTAAACAATGGGGACATTTGGCTTTTTTGTACTTCAACACATGGTGCAGGTGAAGTACCAAATAACCTTAAACCCATATATAACATGTTGCTCAGCAAAGATTCATTAGAGGGCCTTAAACACCTTGTGATAGGTTTAGGAGACTCAAGTTATGACACCTTTTGTCACGCTGCTAAAGCAATACATACGACCCTAATCAACAAGGGATCTGCATCGGTTTCAGAACCAATTCTTGCAGATGCCATGTCAGATGAACTTCCTGAAGACCTGATTATTCCTCAATTTAACGCATTAATAAGCGATCTATCCTAGTTTTTGCGATCTTGATCTGGATCTAGATAAAATTTTATTTAGATCCGATCAATTCACATCTCACCACCTTTGTTGCGCTCTTTTTCGCCTGATCACATTTTATCTAATAGTTATTAACAATATTCACACAGTAGTATTCTTTGTTAGCTAGGGGTGTGTATAAGATCGTTAAGATCATTTGATCTAACTGATAATATCCAAAGAATAAGATCTGTCGCTATTTCTGGTGTGGATAAGATCGCACTTTGTCTACAAGGTTATTGCGATTAGATCCAAGCTAGATCACAAGATATGATCCTCAGAAGATCCTAAAAAATAATGAAAAATTCGACTTACTAACAGAAATTCAAATGCTAATAGTAATAAAAATAAAAGATCTTTAAATAGATCTTATATTTAATTAGTGATCTGAATGACTTGAGTACGGGAACAAAATGGGCAATAAATAACCGTTTAAATCCCTTTAAAAGCAAGATAGAATACGCGCCCTTTTTTAAGGATCCCTTTTTTGAAGTTTCGAGGTAATCATGATCTTTGCTGAACAATTTGATGTCATTGTTGTTGGTGGTGGCCACGCGGGTACTGAAGCTGCTCTTGCAGCTGCGCGCATGGGCCAGAGTACCCTTTTGTTGACTCACAATGTTGATACACTTGGTCAAATGTCATGTAATCCTGCAATCGGTGGGATCGGAAAAGGTCACTTAGTAAAAGAAATCGATGCCCTTGGTGGCGCTATGGCACTTGCGGCAGATGCTGGTGGTATTCAATTCCGAACTCTAAACTCTTCAAAAGGCCCGGCTGTTCGTGCGACACGCGCTCAAGCGGATAGACAGCTGTACAAAGCAGCAATCAGAACAACTTTAGAAAACCAACCTAATTTAAAAATATTCCAACAATCTTGCGATGATCTTATCGTAGAAAATGATCGAGTTGTTGGTGTAGTAACCCAAATGGGTCTTAAATTCCGCTCTAATGCCGTTGTACTGACCGTT is a window from the Psychrosphaera ytuae genome containing:
- a CDS encoding flavodoxin domain-containing protein, producing MIYIYVGTETGTAEYVADELIDVLNEHDLAHQLVENDELPDVNNGDIWLFCTSTHGAGEVPNNLKPIYNMLLSKDSLEGLKHLVIGLGDSSYDTFCHAAKAIHTTLINKGSASVSEPILADAMSDELPEDLIIPQFNALISDLS